One Etheostoma cragini isolate CJK2018 unplaced genomic scaffold, CSU_Ecrag_1.0 ScbMSFa_641, whole genome shotgun sequence genomic window, GAGAATTTTCCTCTTCTTAAGACAAACGAACATCCCTTTTGAACTGAggaatcattttattttctacgAAGTCCTTTCGACAGACTCACGTGTTTGAAGTTGCGGAAGGGGACAAACTGGACGATGTCCCGGAGGACGGGCTCTCCTTTGAGCGATCGCAGAATCCCGTCGTCGCCGTCCAGCATCTGCATGTCGCTGAAGTCGGCGCTCCCAACCCCGACGATGATGACGGACATGGGGAGGTGGGACGCCTGGACGATAGCCTCCCTCGTGTCCGCCATGTCGGTGATGACGCCGTCCGTCAGGATCAGCAGGATGAAGTATTGCTGCGGGACAGACAATTTGAGTTATTTTGTGGATATAAAGACATTTGTACTGTAGACATTTGTCtcattttgtgttaaattgtTGATATATAGACATTTGTCCTGTcctttgtctcattttgtgttaaattgt contains:
- the LOC117941376 gene encoding copine-4-like yields the protein MTPPSNSQSPSSRPDATLPGIQGVVEAYQACLPKLQLYGPTNIAPIIQKVANTASQEVHTKEAMQYFILLILTDGVITDMADTREAIVQASHLPMSVIIVGVGSADFSDMQMLDGDDGILRSLKGEPVLRDIVQFVPFRNFKH